One window of Clarias gariepinus isolate MV-2021 ecotype Netherlands chromosome 21, CGAR_prim_01v2, whole genome shotgun sequence genomic DNA carries:
- the LOC128509727 gene encoding uncharacterized protein LOC128509727, protein MGLLSKTLCSLTLKAEVGDKVTIWCQHDLDVKSYLIFWYKQSNDSVPFLIGCKQLSPLQTCYFFTESERLVMSVYEKNTSLIITAVNISDTGLYYCSYRKLDVMIFSNSTSLHVKGRHETVLTTSDREKVKHISVFSTGIFMLTLVSVITILLTALILILKHRKALLTGAEGKSKKNGKKFSKKEPKRSRDELEYSCVVYSPVSQ, encoded by the exons atGG gtttGCTCTCAAAGACTCTGTGCTCTTTAACGTTGAAGGCAGAAGTTGGAGATAAAGTCACTATTTGGTGCCAACATGACCTGGATGTTAAAAGTTATTTGATCTTCTGGTATAAACAGTCAAATGATTCAGTTCCATTTCTTATTGGGTGTAAACAGCTGTCTCCACTACAAACATGTTACTTCTTTACTGAGAGTGAGAGATTAGTGATGTCTGTCTATGAGAAGAACACGTCTCTCATCATCACTGCAGTAAACATCTCTGATACAGGACTCTATTACTGCAGCTACAGGAAACTAGACGTAATGATCTTTAGTAACTCGACCTCTTTACACGTGAAAG GGAGACATGAAACAGTTCTGACGACCTCCGACCGAGAAAAAG TAAAGCATATTTCAGTCTTTTCTACTGGAATCTTCATGCTGACTCTGGTGTCTGTGATCACGATCCTTCTCACTGCCCTGATCCTTATACTGAAGCACAGAAAAGCTTTACTCACTG GTGCTGAAGGTAAATCTAAGAAAAATGGTAAAAAG TTCTCTAAGAAGGAACCCAAGAGGAGCCGTGATGAACTGGAGTATTCATGCGTTGTTTATTCTCCTGTCAGTCAGTAA